One Ignavibacterium album JCM 16511 genomic region harbors:
- a CDS encoding NFACT RNA binding domain-containing protein, translated as MLKNYFFLNRHVVELREAFIDKKIKSIFTQEKEKLVVEFEDEAHLFLEFCVNHSLPYFLMRDFYIRAKKNSLELFEPLKGKIINDIFIASNDRIIALYFNDASILFFAIRGKFTNVYLKTTNDFSSFKKIESEDLTNIENELINKKYINEFHSLDFDDDDYSLDIDSLKIKYPFIGKDIFQYAKAIGPKSLIDGIREVVEIIKNNNPIVILDFNNYDIKISFKYIPIIESENKVYEFDYLNDALLFYIKEIHHLASIKEKKELILKYIERELKRISNKQNNLLTIIERGNKEEEYNRLGNILLININKIHSGMNSIILDDIYESDKTIEIKLDPKLTPKENVNRYFEKAKESKTQYHKAIELIEIVSREKDRLIEFKNRTSNSSTVKELEQIAKGLKIKMKTEKNIQESISEKFKQYLVDGKYKVYVGKDSKSNDMLTLKFAKQNDLWFHARAVPGSHVVLRIENTKEPIPKSVLKKVASLAAYHSKAKTAGLVPVSYTLKKFVVKRKGMEPGKVALLKEDTILVTPEIPDGAEYIDN; from the coding sequence ATGTTAAAGAACTATTTCTTCCTTAATCGACATGTAGTTGAATTAAGAGAAGCTTTTATAGATAAAAAAATAAAATCAATCTTCACTCAGGAGAAGGAAAAACTTGTTGTTGAATTTGAAGATGAAGCACATCTTTTTCTAGAGTTCTGTGTTAATCATTCACTCCCCTATTTTCTGATGAGAGATTTTTATATCCGAGCTAAGAAAAATTCATTAGAGTTATTCGAACCTCTGAAGGGTAAAATCATCAATGATATTTTTATTGCAAGCAACGACAGAATTATTGCTTTATATTTTAACGATGCTTCAATATTATTTTTCGCAATACGAGGCAAGTTTACAAATGTTTATCTCAAAACCACAAATGATTTTTCATCCTTCAAAAAAATAGAAAGCGAAGATTTAACAAACATTGAGAATGAATTAATAAACAAAAAATACATAAATGAATTTCATTCTCTCGATTTTGATGATGATGATTATTCGCTTGATATTGATTCACTTAAAATAAAATATCCTTTTATCGGGAAAGATATTTTTCAATATGCAAAAGCTATCGGTCCGAAGAGTTTAATTGATGGTATTCGGGAAGTAGTTGAAATCATCAAAAATAATAATCCAATCGTCATTTTGGATTTCAACAACTACGATATAAAAATATCATTCAAATATATACCCATAATTGAATCTGAAAATAAAGTTTATGAGTTTGATTATTTAAACGATGCACTTTTGTTTTATATCAAGGAAATACATCACCTTGCATCGATAAAAGAGAAAAAAGAATTAATTCTGAAGTATATTGAAAGAGAACTTAAAAGAATTTCAAACAAACAGAACAATCTTTTAACAATCATCGAACGAGGAAATAAAGAAGAAGAATATAATCGCCTTGGAAATATTTTATTAATAAATATTAATAAAATTCATTCCGGAATGAATTCTATAATTTTAGATGACATCTATGAAAGTGATAAAACCATAGAAATAAAACTTGATCCAAAATTAACACCAAAAGAAAATGTTAATCGCTATTTTGAAAAAGCTAAAGAAAGTAAAACACAATATCACAAAGCAATCGAATTGATTGAAATTGTCAGCAGAGAAAAAGATAGATTGATTGAGTTCAAAAATAGAACTTCAAACTCTTCAACCGTTAAAGAACTTGAGCAAATTGCAAAAGGACTGAAAATAAAAATGAAAACAGAAAAGAATATTCAAGAATCCATTTCTGAAAAATTCAAACAATATCTTGTTGATGGTAAGTACAAAGTTTATGTTGGAAAAGATAGTAAGTCGAACGATATGCTCACCTTAAAGTTCGCCAAACAAAATGATCTCTGGTTTCATGCCAGAGCAGTACCTGGTTCTCATGTTGTTCTGAGAATTGAGAATACAAAAGAACCGATTCCCAAATCAGTGCTTAAAAAGGTAGCATCATTGGCAGCATATCATAGCAAAGCAAAAACAGCCGGATTAGTTCCTGTTTCATATACATTAAAAAAATTTGTTGTTAAAAGAAAAGGAATGGAACCAGGGAAGGTTGCTTTACTTAAGGAAGATACCATTCTTGTGACACCTGAAATACCGGATGGTGCCGAATATATTGATAATTAA
- the folP gene encoding dihydropteroate synthase — protein MIAQILHPDDSDFLIYLSGKYSNHSVLNHKSFFIEVRYVAENIFVESESFLNEFIKTNRLFYKKESDAKYDLLFQIDSFEIIKNHLQQILLVKHNALANEIRGAIKNYNRINEYKIGNKTFSFHRPYLMGILNITPDSFSDGGKFMSINDAVKHALKMIDDGADIIDIGGESTRPGSEPITAEEEIKRVIPVITEILNKRPEVILSIDTYKSRVAFKALEAGVKIVNDISGFTFDPEIADVCKEYDATAVLMHIRGTPKTMQNLIEYKEVVSDIYDFLKMQTDFALNKGIDKIIIDPGIGFGKTINHNFNIIKRLKDFKSLGFPILIGVSRKSFIGKTLNLEVNERDLPTAAIESVSIFNSARILRTHNVQNGKQIIKLLGEII, from the coding sequence ATGATAGCACAGATTTTACATCCTGATGATTCTGATTTTCTGATTTATCTGTCGGGAAAATATTCCAATCATTCTGTTCTAAATCATAAATCATTTTTCATCGAAGTAAGATATGTTGCTGAAAATATTTTCGTAGAATCAGAATCTTTTCTGAATGAATTTATCAAAACAAACAGATTGTTTTATAAAAAAGAATCGGATGCAAAATATGATTTATTATTTCAAATCGATTCATTTGAAATAATTAAAAATCACCTTCAACAAATTCTTTTAGTTAAACATAATGCTCTAGCAAATGAAATTCGTGGAGCAATAAAAAATTACAATAGAATAAACGAGTATAAAATTGGTAACAAAACTTTTTCTTTTCACAGACCTTATCTTATGGGAATTCTGAATATCACTCCGGATTCATTTTCAGACGGTGGAAAATTTATGAGTATAAATGATGCTGTCAAGCATGCGCTTAAGATGATTGATGATGGCGCCGATATAATTGATATAGGAGGTGAATCAACAAGACCTGGCTCAGAACCGATTACAGCTGAAGAAGAAATCAAACGAGTCATTCCTGTTATTACTGAGATTTTAAATAAAAGACCGGAAGTAATCCTTTCAATTGATACTTACAAAAGCAGAGTTGCTTTCAAAGCATTGGAAGCAGGAGTAAAAATTGTAAATGATATAAGTGGATTTACTTTCGATCCTGAAATTGCCGATGTGTGCAAAGAATATGATGCGACTGCGGTTTTAATGCACATACGAGGAACCCCCAAAACGATGCAAAATCTTATCGAATATAAAGAAGTAGTTTCAGACATTTATGATTTTCTTAAGATGCAAACAGACTTTGCATTAAATAAGGGTATTGATAAAATTATAATTGATCCGGGAATTGGATTTGGTAAAACGATTAATCATAATTTTAATATCATTAAAAGATTAAAAGATTTTAAATCACTCGGATTTCCAATTCTAATTGGTGTATCAAGAAAATCGTTTATTGGCAAGACACTAAATCTTGAAGTAAATGAAAGGGATTTACCCACAGCGGCAATTGAATCGGTTTCAATCTTTAATTCTGCAAGAATACTACGAACACACAATGTTCAAAATGGTAAACAAATTATTAAATTACTTGGTGAAATAATTTGA
- a CDS encoding OmpA family protein, with the protein MKKLSYLVLLIVLVAAAQQNYAQLKDYGFKFGVRGNILFPENEFANLGFSGNDDFSFDWYKGSWLGEAFIGFELTKALELSINGGYGKYAGKAYFDDANNTFGEYETKLVPLHLRLRISPFLLSGWNPYLYLGAGAVSYTVSTKPSIVGGKATEDEGWAAFVPAGIGAEFALTENVILDFAVGGTMTSTYDLDAYRAGSDDIWDSYFNASLGLSFVGENCEVDKDNDGLGKCLEKQIGTDPMNPDTDGDGLSDGDEYLNFKTNPLSKDTDADGLSDYDEVKVYKTNPLVADTDGDGLNDGDEVMKYKTDPLKADTDNDGLNDNEEVMKYKTDPLKADTDGDGLKDGDEVMKYKTDPLKADTDGDGLSDGDEVMKYKTNPLNKDTDGGTVEDGVEVKRGTDPLNAEDDVVKVGVPIILEGITFDVNKSTIRPESEETLMKALKTLQTYPEIEVEIGGHTDSDGSAKSNLKLSQARADAVKAWLVEKGIDPKRITTKGYGEDKPIADNKTKEGKAKNRRIEFTRIK; encoded by the coding sequence ATGAAAAAACTAAGTTACTTGGTTCTTTTAATCGTTTTGGTGGCTGCTGCACAACAAAACTATGCACAATTAAAAGACTACGGATTCAAATTTGGAGTTCGTGGGAATATTCTTTTCCCTGAAAACGAGTTCGCAAATCTTGGATTCAGTGGAAATGACGATTTCAGTTTCGACTGGTATAAAGGTTCCTGGCTCGGTGAAGCTTTCATAGGATTTGAACTAACAAAAGCTTTGGAACTTTCTATTAATGGTGGCTATGGAAAATATGCTGGTAAGGCATATTTTGATGATGCTAACAATACATTTGGTGAATATGAAACCAAATTAGTTCCACTTCACCTCAGATTAAGAATCAGTCCTTTTTTATTATCCGGATGGAATCCTTACCTTTACTTAGGTGCCGGAGCTGTTAGTTATACTGTAAGTACAAAGCCATCTATTGTTGGAGGTAAAGCAACAGAAGATGAAGGTTGGGCTGCATTCGTTCCTGCTGGCATCGGTGCTGAATTTGCACTTACCGAGAATGTAATTCTGGATTTCGCTGTTGGTGGAACAATGACCTCCACTTATGACCTCGATGCTTACAGAGCTGGTTCAGATGATATTTGGGATTCATATTTCAACGCTTCACTCGGTCTCTCATTTGTCGGTGAAAACTGCGAAGTTGATAAAGACAATGACGGCTTAGGAAAATGCCTTGAAAAACAAATTGGTACTGACCCAATGAATCCTGACACTGATGGTGATGGTCTTTCTGATGGCGATGAATATTTGAACTTCAAAACAAATCCTTTAAGCAAAGACACAGATGCTGACGGTTTAAGTGATTATGATGAAGTTAAGGTTTACAAAACTAATCCATTGGTTGCAGATACTGATGGTGATGGTTTGAATGATGGTGACGAAGTAATGAAGTATAAAACTGATCCTTTGAAAGCTGATACAGATAATGATGGTCTGAATGATAATGAAGAAGTAATGAAATATAAGACAGATCCATTAAAAGCTGATACTGATGGCGATGGATTAAAAGATGGTGACGAAGTAATGAAATACAAAACAGACCCATTGAAAGCTGATACTGACGGAGATGGCTTGAGCGATGGTGATGAAGTAATGAAATACAAGACCAATCCATTGAATAAAGATACAGACGGTGGAACAGTTGAAGATGGTGTTGAAGTTAAACGTGGCACTGATCCGTTGAATGCAGAAGATGATGTCGTTAAAGTCGGTGTTCCGATTATACTTGAAGGAATTACCTTCGATGTTAATAAATCTACAATTAGACCGGAATCCGAAGAGACTTTGATGAAAGCACTCAAGACTCTCCAGACTTATCCTGAGATTGAAGTTGAAATTGGTGGTCACACTGATAGCGATGGTAGTGCAAAGAGCAACCTTAAGTTATCACAAGCAAGAGCAGATGCAGTAAAAGCCTGGTTGGTTGAAAAAGGAATTGATCCGAAGAGAATTACTACAAAAGGTTATGGTGAAGACAAACCAATTGCTGATAATAAAACTAAAGAAGGTAAAGCTAAGAACAGAAGAATTGAGTTCACAAGAATCAAGTAA
- a CDS encoding PASTA domain-containing protein: protein MKNLIEKPLVKKTLIGLGVFVLFLLILDNILLPWYVSSSEEVVPKVVGLSDTEAIKKLNDSGFEPIIADTAYGTNQPAGKIFLQKPEAGRIVKKGRSVYLFVSGGEQMVTVPQLKGKNLVDARLALERVGLKLGQVELVASNYPKDMIFDQQYVEGTKLKKGETIKVFVSGGQTEGTIEVPDLIGKSLTEAEKILIENSLEVGKITYQISNTLLPNTVLDQYPVPGNKLNPGEKVDLFITKQGTIKEPLEIIEE, encoded by the coding sequence ATGAAAAATCTTATCGAAAAACCACTCGTAAAAAAAACTCTTATTGGTTTAGGAGTATTTGTTTTATTTCTTCTGATTCTTGATAATATTCTTCTGCCCTGGTATGTAAGTTCGTCTGAAGAAGTAGTTCCAAAAGTAGTTGGACTATCGGATACTGAAGCAATTAAAAAGCTGAATGACAGCGGTTTCGAACCAATCATTGCAGATACGGCATACGGAACAAATCAACCTGCAGGAAAAATATTTTTGCAAAAACCCGAAGCTGGTAGAATTGTTAAGAAGGGAAGAAGTGTTTACCTGTTTGTAAGCGGTGGTGAACAAATGGTAACAGTTCCTCAGTTGAAAGGAAAAAATCTTGTTGATGCCAGACTTGCATTGGAAAGAGTCGGTTTAAAGCTTGGTCAGGTTGAGCTTGTCGCCTCAAATTATCCGAAGGATATGATTTTCGATCAGCAATATGTTGAAGGAACTAAGCTGAAGAAAGGTGAAACCATTAAAGTTTTTGTCAGCGGTGGACAAACCGAAGGAACGATAGAAGTACCTGACTTAATCGGAAAATCTTTGACCGAAGCTGAGAAAATATTGATAGAAAATTCCCTGGAAGTTGGTAAAATCACTTATCAGATATCAAATACTTTGCTCCCAAATACTGTTCTCGATCAGTATCCGGTGCCGGGTAATAAACTAAATCCAGGAGAAAAAGTTGATCTGTTTATAACTAAGCAGGGAACTATAAAAGAACCATTAGAAATTATTGAAGAATAG
- a CDS encoding OmpA family protein, with product MKKYTIIFFLSLFLFNNLFAQFKEWGTKLGLRYNQILPINEFNPINNLKLSNYQFSWLAQGFLAFELTKATELQITAGYGFYRGADFTNRIYRTDIIPIDLRLRISPFDMKGWNPYFYFGGGGMNFTVKDFPRSISPKSINESGWTGYFPAGIGSEFAISDYVLLDFSFGGAYTLSDDLNYFKEDEIHDFMLSASFGITFTGESGSSDRDKDGLTKNQEETLGTNPKNPDSDADGLKDGEEVNKSQTNPLQPDTDLDGLSDYDEIIKTHTNPILADTDGDGLTDFEELNKYKTDPLILDTDNDGLTDGEEIIKYYTDPLKADMDMDGLTDKEELLIYLTEPKKADSDSDQLNDAEEVIKYTTNPLKADTDDDGINDYDEIFKYKTNPLDADTDAGTVDDKTEVERGTDPLNAEDDVVKVGVPIVLEGIYFETGKADITAESEFTLRKALLTLQSYPEIVVEISGHTDITGMYKKNLELSQKRADAVRDWLIRNGIDPLRIIAKGYGPDRPIASNDTPEGRQKNRRIEFTRIK from the coding sequence ATGAAAAAATATACTATAATATTTTTTTTATCTTTATTTCTGTTCAACAATTTATTTGCCCAATTTAAGGAATGGGGTACAAAACTAGGATTAAGATATAATCAGATTCTCCCGATAAATGAATTTAATCCAATTAACAATTTGAAATTGAGCAACTACCAGTTTTCCTGGTTAGCACAAGGTTTTTTAGCTTTTGAACTTACGAAAGCTACAGAACTTCAAATCACCGCCGGATATGGTTTTTATCGTGGTGCTGATTTTACTAATCGTATTTACAGGACTGATATAATTCCAATTGATTTAAGGTTACGAATTAGTCCTTTCGATATGAAAGGTTGGAATCCATATTTTTATTTTGGTGGTGGCGGTATGAATTTTACTGTGAAGGATTTTCCAAGATCAATTTCACCAAAATCTATCAATGAAAGCGGTTGGACAGGATATTTCCCTGCTGGAATAGGCAGTGAGTTTGCAATTAGTGATTATGTACTTTTAGATTTTTCTTTTGGTGGTGCTTACACTTTAAGTGATGACTTGAATTACTTCAAAGAAGATGAGATACATGATTTTATGCTTTCTGCTTCATTTGGGATAACATTTACCGGAGAAAGTGGCAGCTCAGACAGAGATAAAGATGGATTGACTAAAAATCAGGAAGAAACTCTTGGAACCAATCCTAAAAATCCTGATTCGGATGCTGATGGATTGAAAGACGGCGAAGAAGTTAATAAGTCTCAGACTAATCCTCTTCAACCTGATACTGATTTGGATGGACTGAGCGATTATGATGAAATAATTAAAACTCATACGAATCCAATTTTAGCAGATACTGATGGTGATGGTCTTACCGATTTTGAAGAATTGAATAAATATAAAACCGATCCACTAATTCTGGATACTGATAATGATGGATTAACCGATGGAGAAGAGATAATCAAATATTATACAGATCCTCTTAAAGCTGATATGGATATGGATGGTCTTACTGATAAAGAAGAATTGTTGATTTATCTGACCGAACCCAAAAAAGCTGATAGTGATTCTGATCAACTGAATGATGCTGAAGAAGTGATTAAATACACAACAAATCCTCTAAAGGCAGATACAGATGATGATGGAATTAACGATTACGATGAAATATTTAAATATAAAACCAATCCGCTTGATGCCGACACAGATGCTGGGACAGTTGATGATAAAACCGAAGTCGAGCGAGGAACTGATCCGCTTAATGCAGAAGATGATGTTGTTAAAGTCGGGGTTCCTATCGTTCTTGAAGGAATTTACTTTGAGACAGGCAAAGCCGATATAACCGCTGAATCTGAATTTACTCTTCGAAAAGCATTACTAACTTTACAAAGCTATCCAGAAATAGTTGTTGAAATAAGTGGACACACAGACATAACAGGAATGTATAAAAAGAATCTAGAGCTTTCGCAAAAAAGGGCTGATGCTGTAAGAGATTGGTTAATCAGAAATGGAATTGATCCTTTAAGAATAATTGCAAAAGGTTATGGACCTGATCGACCTATTGCATCAAATGATACCCCTGAAGGAAGACAAAAGAACAGAAGAATTGAATTTACAAGAATTAAATAA
- the rpe gene encoding ribulose-phosphate 3-epimerase: MKILAPSILSADFTNLSQQIRLVEMAGADWIHCDVMDGHFVPNITFGPFIVEAVNRITQLPLDVHLMIENPEYYIKDFVDAGADSITVHFEEVRHLNRVINQVKELGAKAGVVINPATPVQSIRDVAEYIDLLLIMTVNPGFGGQKFIPNSVRRIHEAVELREKFRAKFLIEVDGGINSQTIKSTCDAGADVFVAGASIFKSENISASTAELKNLISSK; the protein is encoded by the coding sequence ATGAAAATTTTAGCACCATCAATTTTATCAGCTGACTTTACAAACCTTTCACAACAGATAAGATTAGTTGAAATGGCCGGAGCTGATTGGATTCACTGCGATGTGATGGACGGACATTTTGTTCCAAATATCACCTTTGGTCCTTTTATAGTTGAAGCGGTAAATAGAATAACTCAACTTCCTCTTGATGTACATTTAATGATTGAAAATCCTGAATATTATATTAAAGATTTTGTTGATGCCGGAGCAGATTCAATAACAGTACATTTTGAAGAAGTCAGACATTTAAACAGAGTTATTAATCAAGTTAAAGAGCTCGGAGCAAAAGCTGGAGTAGTAATAAATCCGGCAACTCCGGTTCAGTCTATCAGAGATGTTGCTGAGTATATAGACTTACTCCTAATTATGACAGTTAATCCCGGATTTGGCGGACAAAAATTTATTCCGAACTCAGTTAGAAGAATTCACGAAGCTGTTGAATTAAGAGAAAAGTTTCGTGCAAAGTTTCTCATAGAAGTTGATGGAGGAATTAATTCTCAAACAATTAAGAGTACCTGTGATGCAGGTGCAGATGTTTTTGTTGCTGGCGCTTCGATATTTAAATCTGAAAACATTAGCGCATCAACAGCTGAACTAAAAAATTTAATCTCTTCAAAATAA